CACAATTCAGGGTACATGACTGAAGGCCAGGGAAACTCAGATCAATACAGCACAAGGTTAATTCTTGGCGATATTATTTATTGGCAAGGTGCAGTAGAGATCCCCACATGAAACAAGGTATAGATCACAAACAAACAGCAGGTTATGTTTAGCTTTGCGGATTTATGGCTAAAGGGGGCAAGAAAGATGAAGCCATGTAGACACCTCAAATCCGATTATACATGCCAAGCAGTCATCTATCCAACTtccatacccacttgtcctatgcatgGTATGGACCCTAGCAGTCAGTtggttaaaaaatatattacacaTAGAGACACAAATACAAGTTTCTTAAACACCAGGAAAAGTTCCAGCCTCATTACAAACATCAGACAGTGTCATGATGTTGTCTACAAAGgataaatgaaacaaaaacataacTTCAAAAAGTTAATAAAAAGTCAACAAATAGGATATAAAGTTGCAGACAAAAACTGTGATACTTCCAACAGTTCACCATGCCTTTAAGTATAGTGTTGGCACATACAATGTGGTGCATCAAAGGGACCAAAAACACTGCCACAACCGCAGTTTCCTGCCGTAACTGTGAAAAATATATAGTAATTGACACTGACAGCTAAATGTCTAACTTTCCCTGATTTAACTACATACATGAACAGAGAATCACACAAATACACCAGTCTATTAGCATCCTGCATGATGATATTGCCTGAACTGCAAGTATAGTCTGCTTTGGTATAGAGGAAAGGATGAAGATTAAGCACATTCAAATGTCAAAAGGCAAGAGGTCAGGTACCCTAGAGAAAAGAAAATCTTCAATTACTTAGAACACAAACACTACGTTAAAGAACATCATGGAACAGAGCTGCAGTCAGCTGTTAATAAACTGTAAATAGTCTGGCCAGGCCTCTTGCGAACCAGATAAGCATATGGATTAAAAGTATGTGCTAAGTCAACTGGCCTTAACCTGATTATCCAGGCATCTGAGTAATCTGTGTTATGCTAAAGGAAATGTAAAAATCGAAGCTGTCTCAAGAGTGACGGTGACACTTTCGAGATGATGCCGAGGAGTTTTATGAATTACAAATGCTATTGACGTGCAATATCAATAAAAAAAGTGCTGCTGATCATTACGAACcattcaaaaactattttagagcaagataaataaagttttaagaAGCCAGAGACGCAGTGCAGGTCTGTGGGTAGCTGAAACTTCCTAAGATAATTAATTATAAACTGTAATCAATGAAAGCATGACCCTGCGCATCGAGACTATTTGACACGAAGTGACGAGGTATTAATCTAGGATGCAGCACACATCAGCTCACACTGCACCTGCGATGCTCCTCCGGTCCTGGCTATCTGGAATATAGACGCCTACAGCACCCTTCGGAAGATGGCAACCTCTGTGTTTCTCAGTCCCCAAGCCATATGGTTGTCACTCGCGACTATAACTACATCTTATTCTCGTATCACCAGTATTAAATTATAGGCTAAGTAAATCTACATTGATCTTAGCAACAAAACACCAATATTTAATTACTGAGGGAGTAAATCCGTCGTAGTATCTTAGCATTAACGCCAATATTTAACCACATATTGTATAAATTCATCAATAATAGCCTAGCCTCACAATCCTGTTATTTAACTACTTACTGAGCAAATACATCTCGATATATATTCGGCCAGCCTCATAACAACAGTATTTAACTACACACTGAGCAAATACATCTCGAGGTCTTAGCCTAGCCTCACAACGCAAGTATTTAACTACAAACGAAGTGAAAACGTTTCGTTATCTTAGCCAACCCTTACAATTCGAGAATTTAACTACGGATTAAGTAAATAAGTCACCATATCTAAGGCTAGATTCATGGCACCAGAATTTAACCACATACTCAGAAAATACCCccttagcttagcttagctaACATGCTACACGGCGCTTTACTCACCTGCACAGCGCTGCAGTGACCGGGCCTTTACGGTTCCCGGGCTGAAAATACaccagctaaaaaaaaaaccctacttTATTCGTGTTAAATAAACACCTCGAAATGGATCACTAACTTCTGCTCTTACCTAAAAGCAAAACAGATTTTAAGACGGCGACCGGCCAACGGACACGAAGTTTGGGTTTGTTCCCTCAGCGCGGTTAAAACCAAAATACGACTGTGTCGTCGTCGCCGCCGTCGTCGTCGCCGTCGCTGTTATTGTTGCTCTTCTTCTTTGAGTCAGAGAACGAAAACAAACACAACGACCGGCCACCCGTCTCCTCGTCGCGCGTACGTACCACCAGCCTCGGCGAAACGACTAGCAAGACCAACGAAAAGGGGGCGAATCGTAGCACTGCTCTCCCACCCGGAGCGCGGCCACCATCGCACACTTTGTTCAGTCACAGCAGAGTCTCGCGCAGCTCCCGCCTCCCTGCCCGTACAGCGGACCTCCCGGTTGGCTCAGACTGCAGGACTGCGCCCTCACTCGTGACCGCAGCGCGACTGATGATTGGTTGCAGCCGCCAAACCTCGTTCTAGGGTCCGaaactttatttattgttatataGCCAATAGATTCATCGCTACTCTCAGTCGGTGGGTCGATTTTCATAGTCATTGGGAGTTagaataaaatatgcaattttaatttttgttccaTTTTTACTATCATTAGTGACAAGGTTGCACTAAACTAGAAACATCGATAGTACGTCCGTTCTGTCAATTTTCTTAATTACAGCTAATTCTAATAAGGGACTTTTGTGAGTAACACATCATGTTCGGCGACACTGCCTTATTTTTAACCGTAGGATAGTGTTAGTATGGTACTTGATGGAATTGCGCTGTTCCACCGACTGTACGCGACATTATCTGTTCTATTACGTTGTAATTTTGGCGGAAACCTGTCACTTTTCCAGGCATAGGTTGAAGTCTCCAGTAGAATGATCcatgcaattaaaaaatagGAACATGTGTTAAAGCCACCATTTTTCAGCCTACTTCAAAGCATTAGTTGGGTTTTACCAAACGTCTACAATACACATCTACAGGTATTGTGAAAGGTTGCTTATAAAGGAACAAACTTTTAAACAGAAAAAGTAGAAAGCAATAATCATGAACGCTCCATCATAGGCAAgctttaaataaataagtaagGGTATTATATGAGTCTTTCAACCAACGGCGTTGGGGACAGTTTGATAGTGGGGGAGCACAAATTAATGATTTATATGCAAAGGCATGTTTATTGGGGGCGGGGGAAATGAAGCCAATTTAAAAATTGCCGATTTTGAGGTGGGGGGCGCGTCCTGTCCCTTGAGTTCCTGCGCCCTGGCTCTCAAAATGGGAAGTACCCCATACTCAAGACAAAAGGATACAAAGGAGACCTACCATTAATGTCTTGAAAGCTCTTATGTGGGTCAGGTCAACAATAAAGGGACATTATTAAGAAACAGGTATTAAAGTTTAGCATTGGTCATGAAGATGGGAGTAGAGTCATAATGCCGCTAATCTGTCAATATTCTATGATCTAGTACCAGTACAGTAATTTATCACTTTATCTTATATCGTATACTGTATTGTAATTTCACACATAGTCGTTATGTCCGATAAGTCGGGGGTATTTCAAAATACAATGCTGCGGCATATAATAACGAGATTTAGACTCTGGGTGCTTATGTACAATGTCTTTTCAatgaattatataaaaatagtAAATAGTCAATCAGTTCACATAAACTATCTGGTAGAGCGACACTTCTAGAATTAGAAAGCGCCCAAAATCTAATTACCTTAGGAAGAAATTTAGGCATGTCCCTAGAAGCAGTGGGAGGTAGACAGAAAGTTAATGCATGGCAGGATATTTTAGGGGACGATAAGAATTAAAAGACAGCCAggctgtctgcttcctcctacGGAACTGGGTTATAAGCAGCCACACCAAGTCATTATCAGGAAGCATAGTAAATTGTTTCCGCAAACCGTGTGTACAAAAATGAGAAGTTTTAAAATACAGAATTTTGACATTCACGAAAAAATGTCCACGCTTTTGAAAAACACAAATCTCTTACAGTTTTTATGCGTTTGATATTGGATTAGCTTTTGCCTTTGCCCCTCGCGTATGAATGTACCACCCCGGCATTGACCTGGAGGGGGCAGTATATAAAAATTACCGACCGTGCTGATTTCTCAGGATGCCTTCTTGGCCGCATCGACTCATGCTGACGTCACCGCTCACCGATCCTTTCCCGTGCCGCCGTGGAGCTGATCAGTGTGCTCAGCAAAGATGGCACTCTACAATTTCAAGAAAATTATGGTGGTTCCCACCGCAAAGGTATCTATACAGTCCTATTGttgcgttttttgtgtttgtcatggaAAGGGTAACTCAATttgtgaaaaaatgtttttatctaATGGAGAAAATCTTTGTGGACGTTTCTCTCTCCGCTGCCTCAACACGTGTTTATGATCGGCCAGATTTTAAAAGGGTGTCTAGCTTAACAGCTGACATTATGCTGTTGTACTTCTTTCATGACAGATTGCGGAGGGTAATTACATGACATGACAACAGACGCTTGCGTACATAGGAAGAATTATGATTTTGTATTATATAGCGTTTTGTCGTATTTAGGATAAATACGCACGTTTTCCCCCATCCAGGACTTCATAGACCTCACATTATCCAAAACCCAGAGGAAAACGCCAACAGTCGTCCACAAGCACTATCAGATCCACCGCATCAGGCATTTTTACATGAGAAAAGTCAAATTTACTCAGCAGAATTACCACGATCGACTCTCTCAGATCTTGACGGACTTCCCAAAGCTTGATGTAAGtgtacaaaaaaatgtaattgtgtaTGAAAGAGCAGTTGGAAGATTGTATGTGTAAGCAGTTGGATTTTGAAAAGTTCAgattaaatattacaaaattaAATTGGTGTCTGTAATAGTACTTTTTAAAATAGCTTTTGTCATGATGATTTTCTGTGTTTCTGCCCTCAGGACGTCCACCCATTTTATGCAGACCTGATGAACGTTTTGTATGACAAGGACCACTACAAGTTGGCCCTGGGACAGATAAATATAGCCAAGAACCTGATTGACAAGTAAGgagtatgtttatttatttgcccAGTCCTGTAATTTCTCCCTGTGTCTTTAGCTTGGTTATTTTCGTGGTTCGTTTTTCTTAAACCCAAGCTTGTCTTCGGGCGTGACCAAACATCTTGTCCGTAGTGTCGCCAAGGACTATGTTCGCCTCATGAAGTACGGAGACTCCCTGTACCGCTGCAAGCAGCTGAAGCGGGCCGCCTTGGGTCGCATGTGCACCATCATGAAGAGGCAGAAGCAGAGTTTGGAGTACCTGGAGCAAGGTGGGGGTTTGAGTGCGATCACATGGCGTGGGGGCTGCCCTGATTTACACAGCACATCATGTGGCCAGTGGTCCAGGTTGGAGGAGCAGCTCAGGGTTGCAGTCTAACGATCCCATTTTCATACTATTTACGTTTAAACATTTGTCATGAATTGCTGCCAGTTATTTGAATGATTTTTCCATCGTCAGCATGATGGAGGGATTACCTTTATTATATTCTTTCCTGTCTGTCGTTTATTGACTTCACGTGTTGCTGTGTTTGGAATTAAACAAGTGATGCGCTTGAATTGACGTGAAACTTTGCTATTTGCGCACGTACGGAAGCGCGAGTGCTTTGGAATTCCTGCGCGGTTCCCTCAGTCAAGCTTTAAAACCGAGTCCCGTCAGGGCACCGCCCCCTTGGTGGTAACAGCTTTGCCCCGCtctccctctgcccccccctccccacagtaCGGCAGCATCTCTCCCGCCTGCCCACCATCGACCCCAACACCAGGACCCTGCTTCTGTGCGGGTACCCCAACGTGGGCAAGTCGAGCTTCATCAATAAGGTGGGCACGATTCCTCTAGCTTCTTTCTCTCTGGTTGATGCCCATCCATCACTGTTATACAGTGAAGCTTCCTGtctgtttgtggggggggggctgtgtcaaGCCTGAGAGACTGTGAGGGAAATGCTGAGTGGGCCCTGCCCACATTGGGCTGTAGATGCCCCCAGTAACGCTGCAAAGATCCGGCCTCATAAGCCGGTTGGTGTTTCTGTGCTGATGGTCGGTTTTTCTTGAGCAGGTCACCAGAGCTGACGTGGAAGTGCAGCCGTATGCTTTCACCACCAAGTCCCTGTTTGTTGGCCACATGGACTACAAGTACCTACGCTGGCAGGTTTGTGTTGCAGAGTAGCGTAGAAATTTCAGAGTATGAAACTAGACTTCCTCAAAAGTAGAATTATTGAATGGCTGAGATCTTCGGGTGAATCTCATTACCAAGAACGCAAGGACCATACTTGGggtcttggcaagactggtcttgctaacATGCCTTCTAAGTGCAATCTTGGgccacaatgaatcatgggattggtctcgtttgctgaggatgcaaccaatgtgtccttgatatttggggcgttgcaagaccaacatccggggatttttaccgtcctctgtacttgtgttcttagtattggaactggtcttcggcaatggaagatgatgtaagaTGGGTACATGAGTACAGTCAAGTATGCATGTTGAGATTCACCCTTCAGTTTGACAAGCAATGAATTCCCTGCTACTGTGTATATctatactgttttttttttttttaattgcacaagacattgaggttttttGGTTCTGGGAACGTGTTAGGAGGCTCTGCATTGGTTCTGTGATTGCAGGTGGTGGACACTCCTGGGATCCTGGATCACCCATTGGAGGAGAGGAACACCATCGAGATGCAGGCCATCACGGCGCTGGCCCACCTGCGCTCGGCCGTGCTCTACGTGATGGACGTGTCGGAGCAGTGCGGCCACAACCTGGAGCAGCAGCTCAAGCTGTTCGAGAACATTCGCCCGCTGTTCGCCAACAAGGTGGCCTGCCGCGTGTTGTTGGCGTCGTCCTTCTGAGGGCTAATTCAAGGTCTTTTTTTAATCGCATTTATTTTGTGTGGCTTGCAGCCTTTGACTATCGTGGCCAATAAGTGTGACGTGAAGAAGATCACTGAGCTCTCAGAGGAGAATCAGGTCTGTATTTTGATCGTCGTCTTCAACAACAGTCCTAGTTTCCTTGCTACCTGCATTTTGATGGCTCTTATCACGATGTCACTGACTGTCGTCGTCCTCTTTCTTTGCAGAAAATCTTTTCTGACCTTGTTGCGGACGGCATTCCCGTCATTGAGACTAGCACGCTCACAGAGGAAGGCGTCATGCAAGTCAAAACTGAGGTCAGGCCCTGTTTTCGTCCAGGTCTTGTCAGTTGGCGCTAATTAGACAGACCTCCATCCAAACCACCCCTTCTTAACCTTCAGGCGTGCGACAGACTGCTGGCCCATCGCGTCGATACGAAGATGAAGGGGAAGAAGGTGCATGACGTCCTCAACAGGCTCCATTTGGCCATGCCGGCCAAGAGGGACGAAAAGGTGAGTCCTGCGACACCTTCAACTGTGGACAGTTAATGCGACAGATACTTGTTGTCTGGGTTGTGCGTGAAGCAGCTTTTCTGCGACGAGCTAAAACATCTCCCGTCACCTTACAGGATCGGCCTCCATTCATTCCCGAGGGAGCCCTGACCCGCCGGAAGGCCATGGAAGTGGACGCTCCGAAACGCAAGCTGGTAAGATGAACGACAACGAAGAATTTAGAAAGGAGAGATTCTCCAGAAATGTGATCTGCCGTCTCAGCCTTGCAGTGCTATAGTATGTAGTTTAAGTCTTCGGTGAGCGAATCATTAAGCTTTTAGGACACCATGTGACATGTAGCCAATTGCTTTGTCTCAGGAGAGGGACCTGGAGGTTGAACTAGGTGATGACTATGTCTTGGACCTTCAAAGTGAGTATCGCTTCTATTAAATGCCTAAAAAGCTATTCAGTCCTTGTTTTTATAACTGTAATGATGGCCGACTCATCTCTGTTTCAGAATACTGGGATCTGATGAATAAGGATGAGAAAAGCGACAAGATCCCGGAGGTATGGGAGGGACACAACATAGCCGATTACATCGATCCGGAAATAATGAAGGTGAGTCCAGTGCAGTGGGAATGCCGCTTTCCCCCGTATGTGACCTTGGATGACTGTTGTACAATGACTCAGGCATGGTGTCACTTAGAGCGTGAGCCAGACCACAAGATGCATGGTTGGACAGCACaacatcccccctcccccgaacAAGGCAGCATCTCCATTCCCTTCTAACCCTgtcaccctccctcccccccccccccgtccccaaaCAGCACCTGGTGGAGCTGGAGAAGGAAGAGGAGCTGAAGGTACAGGCAGGGGAGTATAACAGCGATGAGGAGAGCGAGGACGACGAGATGAAGGAGATCCGGCAGCTGGCCAAGCAGATCAAGGAGAAGAAGAAGCTGAAGTTCATGCAGTCCATAGAGAAGGATGTGCATGGACCCAGGATGCCCAGGACTGCTAAGAAGGtcagcccccacccaccccaacccaacccaacccaacccaacccaagGAGTCCTTTCTATTATGATTGATTTGATTACCCCCCatcccacacacacaattaatacattttgataTTCCAGGTTGAAAGGAAAACTCTTGAAAAGGAAATGTCTGACCTGGGCCTGGAGATGGAAGCCAAAGACGATGTAAGTTCCTCACAATCGGGCGTGATGTTTGCCGCGTCGACGCGAGCAGGGATCTAACGCCGCCGCGTCTTCTCCCGGCGCCTTTCAGAGCCATTACGTCGCCCAGGCTCGCCGGTCCAGGAGCACCACCAGGAAGCGTAAACGTGAGCCGTCTGCTCCACCCTTGTCCCGCACGCGCAGCCAGAGTGCCTCCCGGCCCCCCCGGGATGCGTCAGGTGTCCGTGACGCAAAGGTAAGCTCCAGGGCTCTGCCCGGGCGCTCCGGTTGGTGAAGGGCTCACGATGGATGCACCAAAATACCCGTGTAGTGTTGGTTTTAGTGATCATTAATCGGATGGGTTTTTAATGAACTATCTTCTTGCAGAGCCAGTTTACTTATTCGTGGTTTACTTCCTGATTTACAAGTCAGCATTTCTGTGATTGGCTTGTGGCCAGCCTGAATGGCAGATTACAGTAAATAATTTTACCAAATCTAAAAATAGTATTAAAGTACATCAAATGCAGTAAACACAAGCTATATGACATACAGGTCttatgtagtgcaagctaaaaacCTTGGCTTccttaaaatcttatctagctctgatttaaacaACTCCGAGCTATTAGTTGCGTTCTCCCTAAACGaccttgatgggctgaatggcctccgcTCGTTTGTAAATGACTTATGTTCTTACGTTTAATTCATTTTTGGTAATTGATATGGGTGAAAGCATTACAATGAAAAATTGTAACTGTCAAACTAGCGGGCAATTGAACTTGCTGCATTTACTGTAGTTAAATTTCTCTGCCGTAGACACATTTTTAGAGGCAATTTTGTGTCTTATTAGATGTTGAAGAAggtgaagatgatgatgaaaaaCTCCCAGAAAGACATGAACCGCATGGGGAAGAAGGGAGAGGCAGACCGTCACGTGTTCGACCTGAAGCCCAAACACCTTCTGGCTGGAAAGAGGAAGTCTGGGTCCACCGACCGCCGCTAACCCCCGGGGCGCTGATAGCCACTGTCGACGGCCAAGGGCAGAGCTTAGCTGAACGAAGGCTGCCCCACTCTGGCAAACCTATACCTCATTTGCCTGTCCTTTGCATACAATTTAACTGTTCTTTAGTGGATGTTTTGTGGAAATGGGATCTCTGTTGGAAAAGTGTTTTTGTAAATACAGACATATTTACCGTTATCAGTGATAGCACAGGATGTGAGGACGTTGCTGCAGTTCTGCTTTAGCTGCCCTGGAGCTAATGTTAGCCCTACACCAGATTCAGTCTTGTTTCTTTGTCACTGGTTGCTTTGACTCTTCTCCCTTTGAACGGTGGGCCATCAGACTGTCTGGTCTCCCTGTATTAAAATCAGAACCTATACTGCCTTAATAGTCTTGCAAGTAACTGACAGTATGACTCATGGTACCGTGTGAATGGGGTTGAAACGTGGAAAGAGCACCCAGACGTGTAAGGGAAGGATGTTAGATTGGTGTTTCTCAGACTGattctcagggacccccagcTAGCCCCCGTTTCCAGGAGCAGGGGTGGGACACAAATGTAGACCATCAGGCGGTCCCTGACGACCAGGTTGAGAAACACGGTTCTAGAGTCACCTGGAATCAGTTTCATGGGTCTGAAAGACACATGATCAGGTGCGTCATGAACCTGGGCAATTGGGGCTGAAACCCCAAGTGGTTTAACAATCTttgtgatacattacaacattaagacagaataattcaaaaacacagaaaatgaaaaagctggaaccaaaaactcaagtagaggaaaaaaaaccaaGATGATGGCAATGGCTTTGCACAAAACCAAGctttttgttcatttaatttGTACCAAGGTaaacagttacagaaaatatagGGGATGCACATTGATCTTCCCCCAGCCTCGAGTCTTAGGCTGTGGAAGACGGCCCTGGGGTAGTCCATTTTCTATTCTTGGAGGGGGAAAACAAATTAACCCTGTTGATCTATTGAAAAAGTTCTCTATACAATTGGTCTTGATTTCACTTACAGGCACTTTACTTCGAGAAATGAGATTAAGATCACATTGGTACAATTACGACAGCAGCCATATCACAGTTTGTAGCCTTACTACATACGATGGATTGTGTCATGATCCATGAATTGCTTTAGATTATGAAGATTATCCCACCACTTGAATAGGAAAGTCTCTGCAATAAGCTTAAACCAGGGAGTGAATTCCAGTTTGTCATTCTTTGCCTTCTCCAGCATGTCTTTAAGCTCCTCCTTAGAGACGTAACAGTGGCTTTTAACCTCATTGGGATCTGGCGTCAGATCAACGTCCTTTTGTATGAACAAGATGTAGTCGATCTCATGCTCTCCCCAGATTCCATTTGACTGTGCCTTGTAGTGTATTCTCGTTAGGTAGGACATATATTCCGGAGGAACCTAAAGGCAACGGAAATTTGTCAAGAAAAGAAATTAAGCCTAAATATACATggaaaatactttaaaaacCATATTTGGTCAAAGCTTACTCATGGTTATAATCAATTGCTCTGTTCCAGATCTATTTACGTACCGGGCTGAAATTGC
The Paramormyrops kingsleyae isolate MSU_618 chromosome 4, PKINGS_0.4, whole genome shotgun sequence genome window above contains:
- the gtpbp4 gene encoding GTP-binding protein 4 — its product is MALYNFKKIMVVPTAKDFIDLTLSKTQRKTPTVVHKHYQIHRIRHFYMRKVKFTQQNYHDRLSQILTDFPKLDDVHPFYADLMNVLYDKDHYKLALGQINIAKNLIDNVAKDYVRLMKYGDSLYRCKQLKRAALGRMCTIMKRQKQSLEYLEQVRQHLSRLPTIDPNTRTLLLCGYPNVGKSSFINKVTRADVEVQPYAFTTKSLFVGHMDYKYLRWQVVDTPGILDHPLEERNTIEMQAITALAHLRSAVLYVMDVSEQCGHNLEQQLKLFENIRPLFANKPLTIVANKCDVKKITELSEENQKIFSDLVADGIPVIETSTLTEEGVMQVKTEACDRLLAHRVDTKMKGKKVHDVLNRLHLAMPAKRDEKDRPPFIPEGALTRRKAMEVDAPKRKLERDLEVELGDDYVLDLQKYWDLMNKDEKSDKIPEVWEGHNIADYIDPEIMKHLVELEKEEELKVQAGEYNSDEESEDDEMKEIRQLAKQIKEKKKLKFMQSIEKDVHGPRMPRTAKKVERKTLEKEMSDLGLEMEAKDDSHYVAQARRSRSTTRKRKREPSAPPLSRTRSQSASRPPRDASGVRDAKMLKKVKMMMKNSQKDMNRMGKKGEADRHVFDLKPKHLLAGKRKSGSTDRR